The Blastomonas sp. SL216 DNA window GATCCCGTAACGGTCGAGGTCTATGGCGCGCAGATGCCGCTGACCCAGATCGCTACCGTTTCCGCGCCCGAACCGCGCATGCTTTCGGTGCAGGTCTGGGACAAGTCGAATGTCGGACCGGCGGACAAGGCGATCCGTTCGGCGGGCCTCGGCCTCAACCCGATCGTCGATGGCCAGACGCTGCGTCTGCCGATCCCCGACCTCACCGAAGAGCGCCGCAAGGAGCTGGCCAAGCTTGCCGGGCAATATGCGGAAAAGGCCCGCGTCGCGATCCGCAACGTCCGCCGCGATGGCATGGACGCGCTGAAGACCGACGAGAAGAAGGGCGAGATCAGCGAGGACGAGCGCAAGCGCTTCGAGACCGAAGTGCAGAAGCTGACCGATGACATGATCGCCCAGGCCGATGCCGCCGCAACCCATAAGGAAAAGGAAATCCTGGGCCAGTGATCTTCCGCCCGGGCTCCAAGCTTTCTGAGGCACAGGCGCAGTCCGCCACGCACAGCCATGTCGATATGGCCAAGGCGTGCGGAGTGCGCCATGCCGCCATCATCATGGATGGCAATGGCCGCTGGGCTTCCCGGCGCAGCCTGCCCCGCTTTGTCGGCCACAAGCAGGGCGTGGAGGCGGTGCGCACCACGGTCCGCGCCGCGCGCGACATGGGGCTGGAAGCGCTGACGCTCTACGCCTTTTCCTCGGAAAACTGGAAGCGCCCGGAAGACGAGATTTCGGACCTGATGGGGCTGCTGCGCCACTTCATTCGCGCCGATGTCGACGAATTCATTGCCAACAACGTGCGGCTCAAGATCATCGGCAATTACCGTGCGCTTGCGCCCGATCTGGTCGAGATGATCGATGATGTCGTGCAACGCACCGCGCATAACACCGGCACGACCCTGGTCATCGCGCTCAACTATGGCGCGCAGGACGAGCTGGTTCGCGCCGCCCGCGCATTGGCCGCAGCTGCCGCACGGGGCGAGATTTCTGCCGATTCCATCGAAGCGGCGCATATCGATGCCGCGCTCGACACCAGCGATCTGCCGCCGCTCGATCTGCTGATCCGCACCTCGGGCGAACAGCGGCTCAGCAATTTCCTGCTCTGGCAGGCAGCCTATGCCGAGCTGTATTTCACCGAAACGCTCTGGCCCGATTTCAACGGCGACAGCCTGGCCGAAGCCCTGACCACCTATGCCACCCGCGAAAGGCGCTTTGGTGGCCGCTGACCCCGTCCGGCGATCGCTATTCGGCCAGGATCTGGCAGTTCGCACGGTTTCCGGCCTGGTGCTGGTCGCGATTGCAGGGACCGCGCTCTGGCTCGGGGGGATCGCCTTCTGGCTGCTGCTGATGGCGGGTGCGCTCGCCATGCAGCATGAATGGGCGGGGCTGGTCGGGCGGATGGAGCGCCGCCGCCTGTCGATGCTGGCGCTGATGGCTCCGCTGTCGATGCTCTCGCCATTTGCCGATGGCCCGGGCTTTCTCTCGCTTGGCTTCATCATCGGTGGCGCGTTCTTCATCGCCGCAGTCGATCGCGGATTCCGCCTCGCAACGGGCGTGCTCTACTGCGCGCTGCCGGTGATGGCGCTGCTCTATCTGCGTCAGCAGGACAATGGTTTCCTCCTGGCGTTCTGGACGATGGCCACGGTCTGGGCGACCGATATCGGCGCCTATTTTGCCGGGCGCGGCATTGGCGGGCCCAAGATCGCGCCGACGATCAGCCCCAGCAAGACCTGGGCTGGCCTCGCCGGCGGCATGACCGCAGCACTGCTGTTCGCACTGCTGCTGCGCGAGCATTTCGACCTGCCCTATATCCTGGTGCTGGCCAGCGCACCGCTGGCGGTCATCGCGCAAATGGGGGATTTTCTGGAAAGCTGGATGAAACGCCAGGCAGGCGTCAAGGATTCGGGCGCGCTGATCCCCGGCCATGGCGGAATCCTCGATCGGGTCGATGGACTCGTCCCGGTCGCGCCCGTCGTCGCAACGCTGGTTGCAGCCAACGCCTTTTGGGCGCTAGGATAAGCATTCCATGTCGCGACCCGAAATTTTCTCTCCCGGCCTGATCGTGCCGCCGCCATCCGCGCAGCCGCGCTCGATCAGCATCTTCGGTGCGACCGGATCGGTCGGCACGTCGACGCTCGACCTCATCCGCTTCAACCCTTCTGCCTATCGCATCGTCGCGCTGACCGCGCATAGCGATGCAGAGGGCCTCGCGAAACTCGCG harbors:
- the frr gene encoding ribosome recycling factor; protein product: MAQFDKKDLERRMNGAVESLKGDLSGLRTGRANTTLLDPVTVEVYGAQMPLTQIATVSAPEPRMLSVQVWDKSNVGPADKAIRSAGLGLNPIVDGQTLRLPIPDLTEERRKELAKLAGQYAEKARVAIRNVRRDGMDALKTDEKKGEISEDERKRFETEVQKLTDDMIAQADAAATHKEKEILGQ
- a CDS encoding isoprenyl transferase gives rise to the protein MAKACGVRHAAIIMDGNGRWASRRSLPRFVGHKQGVEAVRTTVRAARDMGLEALTLYAFSSENWKRPEDEISDLMGLLRHFIRADVDEFIANNVRLKIIGNYRALAPDLVEMIDDVVQRTAHNTGTTLVIALNYGAQDELVRAARALAAAAARGEISADSIEAAHIDAALDTSDLPPLDLLIRTSGEQRLSNFLLWQAAYAELYFTETLWPDFNGDSLAEALTTYATRERRFGGR
- a CDS encoding phosphatidate cytidylyltransferase, producing MVAADPVRRSLFGQDLAVRTVSGLVLVAIAGTALWLGGIAFWLLLMAGALAMQHEWAGLVGRMERRRLSMLALMAPLSMLSPFADGPGFLSLGFIIGGAFFIAAVDRGFRLATGVLYCALPVMALLYLRQQDNGFLLAFWTMATVWATDIGAYFAGRGIGGPKIAPTISPSKTWAGLAGGMTAALLFALLLREHFDLPYILVLASAPLAVIAQMGDFLESWMKRQAGVKDSGALIPGHGGILDRVDGLVPVAPVVATLVAANAFWALG